The genomic DNA TCTCCCGTGGATTGAAATTGGAACGCGTGGATGAACGCCCAACTCGCAAGTACGGTTCCGGAATAAACCTGAAACAAAGGACCTTTGACAAGACAGGCGAAGCCGGATACGAGAGCCGCTCCGATTAAATAAGATCTGTTTCGTTTTTTAAAGAATGCGAGTAATAGATACGTGGAAAGCGCGAGCAGAAAGGTCATCAACGCTTCCATCATCACCAGACGGGAGAATTTAAAAACTCCGAGCGTCAGCAAATAACTCGATGCGATCACGGCGGAATAGATCGGACCCGCCTTGAACATTCGAAGCGCGAAGTAGATCAGAATTCCCGTACCCGCAAAAAGCAATAAGGAAGGAAGCCTTTCCGAGGTTAAACTCATTCCGAAAATCAGATCGGATGCGATTCCCGTCCAAAAAAGAACCGGAGGTTTGTATAAATTCATAAAACCTTCGAACCTTGGAAACAGAATCTCTCCGGTTTGTATACTTTCGCGGATCGTCGCGATGTGCATTTCTTCGTCGCCTTGGGAAAGCACCGCCCTCGAGCCTATATTCGGGAATAAAAGCAGGACCGAGATGATAAAAAGAACCGCCGCCATGAGTAAATCCCTTCGGCTGGGAGAAATTTTCCGAAAAGTATTTTCCTGAGAAACAACGGGAACGAGGGAATAGTCTATTTTTTTAGAAGAATTGCCGGACATTTTGCACCTTCTTTTATGTAACCACTTACTTACTTATTGCAATCTTTTTTCCTGTCTCAAAAAATGACAATCTATAATAAAATAGAGAACGGAAAAAAGTAAGAGTCGGTCTTATGCAAAAAGGGAGAATGAAGTCGGTTAAATGTTTATAACATTCTCCACGTTATCGGATGCTTCTCAAGTAAGGGTTTTGAGAGAAGCGGCACTCTCTTGAAATAGTGAGTGACACTGGGTGCGTCTTAACTTTTATAGGGATCAAAATGAAGTCGGTGAGATCAAAGGCAAACAATTCGGACGCTCAATTGAAGGATGATTCTGCCTCTGAAACGTTGATTCGCAAGAGAGACCGCACCGCCACCGAAACCGCAATTCTACTAGCCGCAATTCAAGTTTTCGCTAAAAAGGGGTATGACGCGGCTAATACCAAAGATATAGCCAAACTTGCTAATGCGAACGAGGCTTTGATCTTCCGATACTTCGGAAACAAAAAAGGTCTTTTAGAGGCGATTCTTACCCGAGCCGAGGATATCAAATCCGAAGACGCTCCCCCAACCCCTTCCCGTTCTTCTCAAAAAACTCCCGAAAGTTATCAGGACTTGGAAGCGAGTCTTCAATATTCTATGTCCGGCAAATGCAGAGACTTCAGAGACGCGGAAGACTTTATGAAAGTGGCTGTGAGTCAAATCATCTTGGATCCGGAAGTAAGTC from Leptospira barantonii includes the following:
- a CDS encoding TetR/AcrR family transcriptional regulator — protein: MKSVRSKANNSDAQLKDDSASETLIRKRDRTATETAILLAAIQVFAKKGYDAANTKDIAKLANANEALIFRYFGNKKGLLEAILTRAEDIKSEDAPPTPSRSSQKTPESYQDLEASLQYSMSGKCRDFRDAEDFMKVAVSQIILDPEVSQIIQKKIYTKALPEFTAELEKFKKAGKIDPKADLKSIAYAISSLTFALGFMGQCVYKIPPAEIQATIKEVSRIFRKGLEPEPAKKKSK